In Acidobacteriota bacterium, a genomic segment contains:
- a CDS encoding glycosyltransferase: MVGIRALSRVAAVAPRNASPARRSAHPSRSCGRPTDTLSVVSADRSRPLVSLVVPVLRDTPELGGLLDALPADPLDPRVEIVVVNGDAGDRSLDPLRRRVTSVRWIDSDPGRGRQMNAGARAASGRWLLFVHADARLGAGWLAVLDEAEERPEVAGGAFRLALASAHWAARVVERGVAVRTRCLRLPYGDQAIFVRREAFEALGGYRPLALMEDVDFVRRLRRRGRLWFPPVSVRASARRWERDGWLRRTVLNLALLALYRAGVSPDRLGRWYYGMGSSEPARHTPSVGVPEG; encoded by the coding sequence CTGGTCGGAATCCGCGCGCTTTCTCGGGTTGCCGCGGTAGCGCCCCGAAACGCCTCGCCGGCTCGGCGTTCGGCCCATCCCTCCCGCTCCTGCGGCCGCCCGACTGATACCCTGTCGGTGGTGTCTGCGGATCGTTCCCGGCCGCTCGTCTCGCTCGTCGTGCCCGTGCTCCGGGATACGCCGGAGCTCGGCGGGTTGCTCGACGCACTCCCGGCGGACCCCCTCGATCCGCGCGTCGAGATAGTCGTGGTCAACGGCGACGCCGGCGATCGTTCTCTCGACCCGCTGCGCCGGCGCGTGACCTCCGTGCGGTGGATCGACAGCGATCCCGGCCGGGGCCGCCAGATGAACGCCGGGGCGCGCGCTGCGTCCGGTCGATGGCTGCTCTTCGTGCATGCCGACGCGCGGCTCGGCGCCGGTTGGCTGGCGGTGCTCGACGAGGCGGAGGAACGGCCCGAGGTTGCCGGCGGAGCGTTCCGGCTGGCTCTCGCATCCGCCCACTGGGCGGCCCGGGTCGTCGAGCGCGGCGTGGCGGTCCGGACGCGGTGCCTGCGTTTGCCGTACGGCGACCAGGCGATCTTCGTCCGCCGGGAAGCGTTCGAGGCGCTGGGAGGCTACCGGCCGTTGGCGCTGATGGAGGATGTCGATTTCGTTCGACGCTTGCGCAGGCGGGGGCGGCTCTGGTTTCCGCCGGTGTCGGTACGGGCCTCCGCCCGCCGCTGGGAGCGCGACGGCTGGCTGCGGCGGACCGTGCTGAATCTCGCCTTGCTGGCGCTCTACCGCGCCGGTGTTTCCCCCGACCGGCTCGGGCGGTGGTACTACGGGATGGGCTCGTCGGAGCCCGCTCGGCACACCCCCTCGGTCGGCGTACCGGAAGGCTGA